One genomic window of Tenacibaculum tangerinum includes the following:
- a CDS encoding SprT-like domain-containing protein yields MKKTLIKYIPEEAIPLVEYLIIKHKINLKIVNQRQTKHGDFRRLPNGFMQITVNNNLNPYQFLLTLIHEIAHHVTYQKFGRVQPHGKEWKTVFQHLMLPFLQPEIYPKDILPHLANYLKNPKASTDTDVKLSLALRLGKSESGKNFIFEVPNGSVFQYKGKLYKRGNKRRTRYECLHLENKRVYLFNQNAEVKLVASTK; encoded by the coding sequence TTGAAAAAAACACTTATCAAGTACATTCCTGAAGAAGCTATTCCCTTAGTTGAATATTTAATTATTAAACATAAAATCAACTTAAAAATAGTAAACCAACGTCAAACCAAACACGGTGATTTTCGTCGTTTGCCCAACGGTTTTATGCAAATTACGGTGAATAACAATTTGAATCCGTATCAGTTTTTACTAACCTTAATTCATGAAATTGCGCATCATGTTACGTATCAAAAATTCGGAAGAGTACAGCCCCATGGTAAAGAGTGGAAGACTGTTTTTCAGCATTTAATGTTGCCTTTTTTACAACCTGAAATCTATCCTAAAGACATACTTCCTCATTTAGCGAATTATTTAAAAAATCCAAAGGCAAGTACCGACACAGATGTAAAGTTATCGTTAGCTTTACGACTAGGTAAATCAGAAAGCGGAAAGAATTTTATCTTTGAAGTTCCTAATGGAAGTGTTTTTCAGTATAAAGGAAAACTATACAAAAGAGGAAATAAGCGGAGAACGCGTTACGAATGTTTACATTTAGAAAACAAGCGTGTGTACCTATTCAATCAAAATGCAGAGGTAAAGCTAG